TATCTTTTCCTGACAGCAATTTAAGCTCAGTAGCCAAACGGCCCGAGGCTAACTTAACCGCCTCATCCACATCTTCGGCATCAAAATCAGATAAGGGATAACCGTCGGTGATACGCTTTATTGCCACCGCACAGTAGAAAATCAGGTATTGCTCGCCTTCATCGGTTAACCGTACGGCATATTGCGCGAGTAATTCATGCAGCAACCGCGTCAATTCTGGAATGGTTTGGATACTTAAAAACTCATTTTTTAATAACGGGTTATCAGTATCTTGCAATTGTAATTGGAACAGTAAATCTGTCAGGCAGGTACGGATAGCCAGCTCAGAACCAAACAACTTCATACCATAACGAGGCTTAGTTTCGATGGTCAAATGATAGCGGTTTAACCTTTCTCTCACCTCTGCCATATCATTTTGCAATGTGCCACGGCTGACAAACCATTCATCGGCTAAATCTTCTAGCTTCAATGAAAAGGCAGAGGTCAAAAAACGGATTAACAGATAATGCACCCGCTCATTGGCGGTGCGCGGCGTCAGATGCACCTTACGATTTTGCTGCTGTAGGCTACGGAAGCGGTCGGCATCTTCCACCATCAGCCGATAACCGAAACCACGATTATGCACAAAGTGCGCGCCATAATGCTCCAGAATCTCATTCAACGCCGTAATATCAGCCCGAACAGTACGTGTCGAGACCGCAAAACGTTTCGCCAACTCCTCCTGAGGTAGCGTTTCCGATTGCAGTGCATCAAACATATAGGCCAGGCGTTGATAGGGAAATCTCACTGCTCCACTCCATTATTGAGAACATATTGCTGCCCCCTGCCAGCATGGCCGCAGGGGGCGCGTACCTCATATCATTTTTTCTGTGCGGCTGGGACGAACACCATTTGCGATGGGCTGCCAACGGCGGTATAGCCTGGGACAAAGGTCAATTTGCCACTTTGCGGAGAGACTTTAAAGCGCGTTATGTTATCGCTGCGTTGATTCAGGGCGTATAAATAGTGCCCCGTAGGATCAAGCACCAGCGTGCGCGGGTAGTCGCCCCGTGTCCATACTTCCTCAACTGGCTTAAATTCACCGTCAGCTGTCACTGCAAATTGGCCGATACTATTATGCAAACGGTTCGCGACATACAGGAATTTGCCGTCTTTCGAGAGCGTCAGGCCCGCTGCAAAGTTGGTGCCGCGATAATCAGCTGGGAGTGACGACAGAGTATATCGCTGTTTCAACGTACCTTTTTCTGTATCCAACTGATAGCTGGTGAGGGTTGAGGCTTCTTCGTTGATTAAGAATAGTGTTTTGCCGTTAGGGTGGAACACAAAATGCCGTGGGCCAGCACCGGCAGATGAGGCATCAATGAACGGCGGCAAGTTCGGTATCAATTTGCCATTATCCGCATCAAAGCGGTATTGATAAATTCTGTCTAACCCCAGATCGGTGGAGAACACGAATTTGCCACTCGGTGAGCTGGCTATCATATGTGCATGTGGGCCATTGTGGTCACTGCTGGCAAAGCTCCCTTCCACCGCAGCCGCAGGTTTTGCCGCGCCCGCCGGGCCTTCATCTTGCTCGACTGAACTGGCGTCAGAGAGTTTACCGCCACTTTGTACCGGGAAAACCGCCACCGAACCGCTGATATAGTTAGCGACCAGTAAATGGCTGCCCGATGGCGTTAATGAGAGATACACCGGCCCGCCGCCCTGAGAATCAACCTGATTAATCAATGTCAAACTGCCATCAGTTGGATTAATGCTGTAAGCGGCAATCGCCCCATGCTTACCGCCATTGAAATCCGCAACCTCGCTGGCGACGTATAAGGTTTTCCCCTCAGCATCCACCACCAGTTGTGCCGGATTCGCTAGTGAGCTAACCAGCGTTTTCTCACTTAATTCACCCGATTTAGTATCAACCAAGAACCGGTAAACCCCTTCCCCGTTGGGATTATAAGTACCGACATAAGCAAAAGACTGATTGCCAGGCTGTGCCGCATGCGCCAGTGGATTAAACAGCGCGACCATAGCCAGAGCAATACCTGCGGACAGGTCTTTCAAACCAGAATCTGTTGAACAGTTATGCATGTTGGTCCTTACTCATAGAGAAGAGCTACCAGAAGGTAGGTGTCGCGCCAAACCAAACCGCCACACCTACCTCCGCCGATACTGAGTTTTTAACAGGTAAATTAGTGGGTTATTGCACTATCTTTTTCACGATATCCAATAATGTTTTCACATCTTCCGGGCGGGTATTGCCGGTCTTGCTATCAATAATCGAGCTATAGATATGCGGGATAACTTTCGTCACACCCGCATCCAGCGCGATTTGCACAATTTGTTCGAAATTATCCAGATCAATACCGCCGGTTGGCTCCAGCCAGAAACCAGTTGCTGCGCAAGCCTCGGCAACAAACCGATATTCATCAATAGAATCCAACCCATTCATCGGGAAGAATTTTACCGAGCTGCCGCCCATATCTTTCAACATCGCAATGGCGGTAGTGACCGGCACAATCGCGTCTTTTTGCTGTGAACTGAGTGGGCCGGTTGAAATCTTCACATAACCGACTTTGCCAGTCGGTGATATCAGGCCATTGACCACAGTATCGTGCTGGCCTAGCAAGGCACGGCTGGCACCGACGCCGGTAAATACCTGATTCACATGCTGTGGCTGTACCTGTTGCGAAATCTGACTCACCATCACCGACTGCCTGGGGTCACCCGCACCTAGCCCCACCGACAAAGCATTGTCGATCAGGGCTGCGTACTCACGCATGTCTTTGACGGCACTGTCGACATCCGGGTAATTCTTCGATAACACACCCACCAGCACATGCCCTTCAGCAGCCTGATAAATCGCGCGCGCATTGTCTTTAGAACCGGCCAGCACATTCAAGCACACTCGGTCACGGTAATAATTGGGGGTCAGTTTCATTGGTTAGGCTCCTTTAACCAGGCGGTTAATACAGGTGTAAATAGTCTCAAGTTGCGCTGGCGTGACACTGCGCACATCTACCTCAATCTTGCCTTCGTTGGCTTTGTAAGCACGGAAGTAAATAGCGATATCGCCATTTTTTAGCGCATCAACCAAATCGGGCGTCGAACGGCCAATTTTAGTTTCATCAAAACTGATTTCCGTGCGGGCAATATCGCGCCCCGCCGCATCCCAAACCACTTTGGCTAAAACCCCATCAATGGTATTCAACTGGCTGATAAACGGCGTCATTTTCTCTATCATCTGCTGGCCAGTTTCTTTCTCCAGCGTGATGTAACTTTCGATAGCGCGGGTCAAGCCAAGGATGCCCTCTTTACCCACTTTCATTGCCCGACCGATGCCGTTTGATTGCAATTTCACCCAATCCACATAGATTTTTTTGCCCAACACTAAGCCACTGGTTGGGCCTTCAATCGCTTTGGCTCCGCTGTAAATCACCAAATCAGCGCCCATTTGGTAGTAGCACTGCAAATCTTCTTCCGCAGCTGCATCAACAATTAATGGCAGTTGATGCTTGCGTGCAATTACCACCGCCTGTTCAACAGACAGAATGCTTTTTTGCACACAATGATGGGATTTTATATACAAGATTGCCGCAGTATTCGGCGTGATCGCCGCTTC
The sequence above is drawn from the Yersinia enterocolitica subsp. enterocolitica genome and encodes:
- a CDS encoding lactonase family protein encodes the protein MHNCSTDSGLKDLSAGIALAMVALFNPLAHAAQPGNQSFAYVGTYNPNGEGVYRFLVDTKSGELSEKTLVSSLANPAQLVVDAEGKTLYVASEVADFNGGKHGAIAAYSINPTDGSLTLINQVDSQGGGPVYLSLTPSGSHLLVANYISGSVAVFPVQSGGKLSDASSVEQDEGPAGAAKPAAAVEGSFASSDHNGPHAHMIASSPSGKFVFSTDLGLDRIYQYRFDADNGKLIPNLPPFIDASSAGAGPRHFVFHPNGKTLFLINEEASTLTSYQLDTEKGTLKQRYTLSSLPADYRGTNFAAGLTLSKDGKFLYVANRLHNSIGQFAVTADGEFKPVEEVWTRGDYPRTLVLDPTGHYLYALNQRSDNITRFKVSPQSGKLTFVPGYTAVGSPSQMVFVPAAQKK
- the dagF gene encoding 2-dehydro-3-deoxy-phosphogluconate aldolase, translated to MKLTPNYYRDRVCLNVLAGSKDNARAIYQAAEGHVLVGVLSKNYPDVDSAVKDMREYAALIDNALSVGLGAGDPRQSVMVSQISQQVQPQHVNQVFTGVGASRALLGQHDTVVNGLISPTGKVGYVKISTGPLSSQQKDAIVPVTTAIAMLKDMGGSSVKFFPMNGLDSIDEYRFVAEACAATGFWLEPTGGIDLDNFEQIVQIALDAGVTKVIPHIYSSIIDSKTGNTRPEDVKTLLDIVKKIVQ
- a CDS encoding DgaE family pyridoxal phosphate-dependent ammonia lyase is translated as MSSVYEKYQLKHVINASGRMTMLGVSTPRQDVVEAVELGLNHYFVMKDLVNQTGAYIAKLLNVESAVVVSCASAGIAQSVAAVIVKDNANLLVNLHAAPRTVPHEIVLPKGHNVNFGAPVDTMVTLGGGKVVEAGYANECLPEQLEAAITPNTAAILYIKSHHCVQKSILSVEQAVVIARKHQLPLIVDAAAEEDLQCYYQMGADLVIYSGAKAIEGPTSGLVLGKKIYVDWVKLQSNGIGRAMKVGKEGILGLTRAIESYITLEKETGQQMIEKMTPFISQLNTIDGVLAKVVWDAAGRDIARTEISFDETKIGRSTPDLVDALKNGDIAIYFRAYKANEGKIEVDVRSVTPAQLETIYTCINRLVKGA